The following proteins come from a genomic window of Anaerobutyricum hallii:
- a CDS encoding stage III sporulation protein AA produces the protein MKEKVDQEELLRIFPGKLRKRIEEKVSFEDVTEIRLRTGLPISIVTAEESYFLQKQEEKQEYWILSPEELKIIFEKLSQYSVFAYKEEIGEGYITLKGGHRAGLCGKYYYDGIEKPQIKNISSINLRVAREVKNCALPIVPWLFEGEEFCHTLVVSAPGCGKTTYLRDLIRLLSDGTGSISGKNVSVVDERSEIGNRTRMGEGFYLGKRTDLLDHCPKAEGMLMLLRTMTPEILVADEIGGKEDMKALAYVRNCGCKLLMTIHGSSLQDLFLRPVVGKYLKQFPFERYIYLEKRKKAERRIRIYAKQGEELLWQNY, from the coding sequence GTGAAAGAAAAAGTTGATCAGGAAGAATTGCTTCGGATTTTCCCCGGAAAATTAAGAAAAAGAATAGAAGAAAAGGTTTCCTTTGAAGATGTAACAGAAATTCGTCTTCGGACAGGACTTCCGATTTCCATCGTGACGGCAGAAGAATCTTATTTTTTACAAAAACAAGAAGAAAAACAAGAATACTGGATTTTGTCACCGGAAGAACTAAAAATTATTTTTGAAAAGTTAAGCCAGTATTCTGTATTTGCTTATAAAGAAGAAATCGGAGAAGGATATATTACGTTAAAAGGAGGACATCGGGCAGGTCTGTGTGGAAAATATTACTATGATGGTATAGAAAAACCACAGATAAAAAACATCTCTTCTATAAATCTTCGTGTGGCAAGAGAAGTGAAAAATTGTGCGCTGCCAATCGTTCCATGGTTATTTGAAGGAGAAGAATTTTGTCATACATTAGTAGTTTCTGCTCCGGGATGTGGAAAAACAACGTATTTACGAGATCTGATTCGTTTATTATCTGATGGCACAGGAAGTATTTCAGGGAAAAATGTATCCGTCGTCGATGAACGGAGCGAAATCGGAAACCGCACAAGGATGGGAGAAGGATTTTATCTGGGAAAACGAACGGATTTACTGGATCATTGTCCAAAAGCGGAAGGAATGTTGATGCTGCTTCGAACGATGACCCCGGAAATTCTTGTAGCAGATGAAATTGGGGGAAAAGAGGATATGAAAGCATTAGCTTATGTGAGAAATTGCGGATGTAAACTTTTGATGACGATTCATGGCAGCTCTCTACAGGATTTATTTCTTCGGCCGGTAGTTGGAAAATATTTGAAACAATTTCCTTTTGAACGGTACATATATTTAGAAAAAAGAAAAAAAGCAGAGAGAAGGATTCGTATATATGCGAAACAAGGAGAGGAGTTGTTATGGCAAAATTATTAG
- the spoIIIAC gene encoding stage III sporulation protein AC codes for MTIELIFKIAAVGILVTILGQVLKHSGREEQAFLVSLAGLFIVISWIIPCISELFSEIYSLFEL; via the coding sequence ATGACGATTGAATTGATTTTTAAAATAGCTGCGGTCGGAATTCTTGTAACGATACTGGGACAGGTTTTGAAACATTCCGGCAGAGAAGAACAGGCATTTCTTGTATCATTGGCAGGACTTTTTATAGTAATCTCATGGATTATACCATGCATCAGCGAACTTTTTTCTGAAATATACAGTTTGTTTGAGTTGTAA
- a CDS encoding SpoIIIAC/SpoIIIAD family protein, whose amino-acid sequence MLVFKIVLIGIAGAILVMITKQFKPEYSIPVLLGICLFLIGYLTTGLEEVLKFVQSLQKEIPINNMYIKILFKLLAIAYICQIASNICEDLGYRSISFQIETIGKVSILLLSIPIIQSLLETVEYLLVSS is encoded by the coding sequence ATGCTTGTTTTTAAAATCGTGTTAATCGGTATCGCAGGGGCGATTCTTGTGATGATTACAAAGCAATTCAAGCCAGAATACAGTATTCCTGTACTATTAGGAATCTGTCTTTTCCTAATAGGGTATCTAACGACTGGATTAGAGGAAGTTTTAAAATTTGTGCAGAGTTTACAAAAAGAAATACCGATAAATAATATGTACATAAAAATATTATTTAAATTGCTGGCGATTGCATATATCTGTCAGATTGCTTCAAATATATGTGAAGATCTGGGGTACCGTTCTATTTCCTTTCAGATAGAAACGATAGGGAAAGTATCTATCTTACTGTTAAGTATTCCAATTATCCAATCATTACTAGAGACCGTAGAGTATCTCCTGGTATCTTCTTAA
- a CDS encoding stage III sporulation protein AE, with translation MERRSVYKSFQIVGILFFILFSTSISVLTLQAQTTQKEEGIDITALSRKIDQLDEKDYPDFASIFQKLVSMRFTEAAQEIGQWMTGAVLQEIFSSKIFIGELAGILLFASVFSNISSAFQSYGVSDSGFLISYFLVFSIIFTNFTVMIAMFKDTVILLSSFLKVLLPVYTLAVSLSGNLSTGIVFYEYFMIVVLFLNWIFLNVFLPLLQYYFLLELISHFSQKQNISKLCEGLYFLLAKGIQIIFFLLFGFHLLETMIAPSFDSAKNSILNKMIGLIPGAGSIVQSVAGTAIGSSLVIKNAVGAAGILFLLIFLLLPLIKLVIYIFLYFLLSVVLEPIADERFILCINAAVKCGTLMIKVLCMSSVLFIVVIALTSLTTNYTG, from the coding sequence TTGGAAAGAAGAAGTGTCTATAAAAGTTTTCAAATTGTCGGAATTCTTTTTTTTATCCTGTTTTCCACCAGCATTTCGGTCCTTACTCTTCAGGCACAGACAACCCAGAAAGAAGAGGGAATTGATATTACTGCCCTTTCAAGAAAAATCGATCAGCTTGACGAGAAGGACTATCCGGACTTTGCTTCAATTTTTCAAAAGCTTGTTTCCATGCGGTTTACAGAAGCGGCACAGGAAATAGGACAGTGGATGACGGGAGCAGTATTGCAGGAGATTTTCTCATCAAAGATATTCATCGGGGAACTGGCAGGAATTCTTTTGTTTGCTTCTGTATTTTCGAATATTTCATCTGCGTTTCAGTCTTATGGTGTATCCGACAGTGGATTTTTAATTTCTTATTTTCTTGTCTTTTCAATAATTTTTACAAATTTTACAGTTATGATAGCAATGTTTAAAGACACCGTTATCTTGCTTTCCTCTTTTTTAAAAGTATTGCTGCCGGTATATACCCTGGCAGTTTCCCTTTCAGGGAATCTTTCTACAGGCATTGTATTTTATGAATACTTTATGATCGTAGTGCTTTTTTTAAACTGGATATTTTTAAATGTATTTCTTCCGTTGCTTCAATACTATTTTCTATTAGAATTAATCAGCCATTTCTCTCAAAAACAGAATATTTCAAAATTGTGTGAAGGATTATATTTTCTTCTAGCAAAAGGAATACAAATCATATTTTTTCTTCTTTTTGGATTTCACTTGCTAGAAACAATGATAGCACCATCTTTTGATAGCGCAAAAAACAGTATACTTAATAAAATGATCGGATTGATTCCGGGAGCAGGCTCTATCGTTCAAAGTGTAGCAGGCACAGCAATCGGTTCTTCTCTTGTTATAAAAAATGCAGTGGGAGCAGCGGGAATCTTGTTTTTGCTTATTTTTTTATTGCTGCCGCTCATAAAATTAGTTATCTATATTTTCTTATACTTCCTGTTATCTGTTGTACTTGAACCGATAGCAGATGAGCGATTTATATTATGCATTAATGCGGCAGTGAAGTGCGGAACATTAATGATAAAAGTCTTATGCATGTCTTCTGTGTTGTTTATTGTTGTGATCGCACTTACTTCCCTGACAACGAATTATACAGGATAA
- a CDS encoding stage III sporulation protein AF yields the protein MEYIKSWLKIILYMNILLLLCDNLMQKTAYEKYYRFFSGFLLVLCLLKPVIDFAGTEPYFYASFLQKEWQSERNRMKYSKELSEVEEVVQKECEAAYKKQIEEVAGQYGISVKKVTFRWDSAKEHIKKLEIEGSLKNLQNKKSKKQIGSVQAETVEKIKKIMMQLYNIKKSDIQIEVE from the coding sequence ATGGAGTATATAAAGAGCTGGTTAAAAATAATTTTATATATGAATATCCTGTTGCTGCTCTGTGATAACCTGATGCAAAAGACTGCTTATGAAAAATATTACCGTTTTTTCTCAGGCTTTTTATTAGTGTTGTGCTTATTAAAACCTGTCATAGATTTCGCTGGCACAGAACCGTATTTTTATGCTTCCTTTTTACAAAAAGAATGGCAAAGTGAACGGAACCGGATGAAATATTCTAAAGAATTGAGCGAAGTAGAAGAAGTTGTACAAAAGGAATGTGAGGCGGCTTACAAAAAGCAGATTGAAGAGGTGGCAGGGCAGTATGGGATTTCAGTAAAAAAAGTAACATTTCGATGGGATAGTGCGAAAGAACATATCAAAAAATTAGAGATAGAAGGTAGTTTGAAAAATTTACAAAATAAAAAATCTAAAAAACAGATTGGGTCTGTACAGGCAGAAACCGTAGAAAAAATTAAAAAAATAATGATGCAGTTATATAATATTAAAAAGTCTGATATTCAGATAGAGGTGGAATAG
- a CDS encoding stage III sporulation protein AG: MGEKVPKKMNLKEIGIEKIILIAIAGIILLLANFSEWKNAISEKTEKKEEKTVQTDQNDAYVSALENKLVHILENVDGVGRVEVMITLKSSKESVLNKDLSEERQTEQEKNSDTQKTNKNEKRQEETILSDSVGNSAPYVVKELEPEIAGIIISCEGAENKVVAASVLEAAQVLFGVSANHIKVLKMEGAK, encoded by the coding sequence ATGGGAGAGAAAGTACCGAAAAAAATGAATTTAAAAGAAATAGGAATAGAAAAAATCATTTTAATAGCGATTGCCGGAATTATCTTATTGCTGGCAAATTTTTCTGAATGGAAAAATGCAATTTCTGAAAAAACAGAAAAAAAAGAAGAAAAGACGGTACAGACAGATCAAAATGATGCATATGTGAGTGCCCTTGAAAATAAATTAGTACATATCCTTGAAAATGTGGATGGTGTAGGAAGAGTGGAAGTAATGATTACTTTAAAATCTTCAAAAGAGTCTGTTTTAAATAAAGATCTGTCAGAGGAGAGGCAGACAGAACAGGAAAAAAACAGCGATACGCAAAAAACAAATAAAAATGAGAAAAGACAGGAAGAGACGATTCTTTCGGACAGTGTGGGAAATTCTGCTCCCTATGTTGTAAAGGAACTGGAACCGGAAATCGCGGGAATTATCATTTCCTGTGAAGGGGCGGAAAATAAAGTAGTAGCAGCATCGGTTCTTGAGGCGGCACAGGTGCTGTTTGGGGTTTCTGCAAATCATATCAAAGTGTTAAAAATGGAGGGTGCAAAATGA
- a CDS encoding SpoIIIAH-like family protein: MKKVFQKNQIAITALAIMIAVAGYLNFTEQNASKDGDKKSESSVETIDTMDISDGDSLIKEKAESSKNAAEKNSDEVSEEPQTAGSTETIGGAVLTQAQVSEYVAGARMEREQTHSKTKESLNEIINSDSVGESAKKEAVDKLTELADIMEKEAATEQLLASKGFENAVVSIGDDSVDVVLNYEELSSADRAQIEDIVTRKTGYSVSQLIISKMQTTES; this comes from the coding sequence ATGAAAAAAGTATTTCAAAAAAATCAAATTGCCATTACGGCGTTAGCGATTATGATTGCGGTAGCAGGCTATCTGAATTTTACAGAGCAAAATGCATCAAAAGACGGGGATAAAAAGTCTGAAAGTTCGGTAGAAACGATTGATACTATGGATATTTCAGATGGGGATTCTCTTATAAAAGAAAAAGCAGAAAGTTCCAAAAACGCAGCGGAGAAAAATTCAGATGAAGTATCAGAAGAACCACAGACTGCCGGCAGTACAGAAACAATAGGAGGAGCAGTTCTTACACAGGCACAGGTCAGTGAGTATGTGGCAGGAGCAAGAATGGAAAGAGAGCAGACCCATTCAAAAACAAAAGAATCACTTAATGAGATTATCAACAGTGATTCTGTAGGTGAGAGCGCCAAAAAAGAAGCAGTAGATAAATTAACAGAACTTGCAGATATCATGGAAAAAGAAGCAGCAACAGAACAGCTTTTGGCCTCAAAAGGATTTGAGAATGCGGTAGTATCTATTGGAGATGACAGTGTGGATGTTGTTCTTAATTATGAAGAACTTTCTTCTGCAGATCGCGCGCAGATTGAAGATATTGTGACAAGAAAAACAGGGTACAGTGTCAGTCAGCTGATCATAAGCAAAATGCAGACTACAGAAAGTTAA
- a CDS encoding Asp23/Gls24 family envelope stress response protein — protein MGKEKDTKINHTVYNIEDVGQVQIADEVVAVIAGLAATETDGVAKMSGNITNEIVSKLGMKKLSKGVKVTITGTQVDVTLNLVLNYGVSIPKTSQEVQDKVKSAIETMTGLTVSEVNIRIAGIQMDYE, from the coding sequence ATGGGAAAAGAAAAAGATACAAAGATAAATCATACGGTTTATAACATAGAAGATGTTGGACAGGTTCAGATCGCAGATGAAGTTGTTGCAGTGATTGCCGGTCTGGCGGCAACAGAAACAGATGGAGTTGCCAAGATGTCCGGGAATATTACGAATGAGATCGTAAGTAAGCTTGGAATGAAGAAGCTGTCTAAAGGCGTGAAAGTTACGATCACAGGAACACAGGTAGATGTTACTCTGAATCTTGTACTGAATTATGGTGTGAGCATTCCGAAGACTTCTCAGGAAGTACAGGATAAAGTAAAGAGTGCCATCGAAACGATGACAGGACTTACGGTTTCTGAAGTGAATATCCGTATAGCCGGAATCCAGATGGATTATGAATAG
- the nusB gene encoding transcription antitermination factor NusB: MSRRKVRETIFLLLFRIEFNTQEELQEQMKWYFEERPDVEAKDQLYIETKIGSILKRLPEIDDKIHSICEGWRLERLGKPELAILRLAVYEITNDANIPTGVAINEAVELAKIYCSEEAPRFINGVLAKLA; the protein is encoded by the coding sequence ATGTCCAGAAGAAAGGTAAGAGAAACTATTTTTCTTTTACTGTTTCGTATAGAATTTAATACACAGGAAGAGTTGCAGGAGCAGATGAAGTGGTATTTTGAAGAAAGACCGGATGTGGAAGCGAAAGATCAGCTCTATATCGAGACAAAGATCGGAAGCATTTTAAAGCGTCTGCCGGAGATTGATGACAAGATTCATTCTATTTGTGAAGGCTGGAGACTCGAACGACTTGGAAAGCCGGAACTGGCTATCCTGCGTCTTGCAGTATATGAGATTACAAATGATGCGAATATTCCTACGGGAGTTGCCATCAATGAGGCCGTAGAGCTTGCGAAGATTTATTGCAGTGAGGAAGCTCCCCGTTTTATAAATGGAGTTCTTGCGAAGCTGGCATAG
- the xseA gene encoding exodeoxyribonuclease VII large subunit: MKHIFSVTQINSYIHRIFESDYALKKIYLKGEVSNCKYHSSGHIYFTLKDEKSTLRCVMFSSDRFKGLAFHLEDGQLIEACGNISVYEQAGTYQLYVRKIELAGAGELYVRYERLKQELAEKGYFDFERKKPLPAYPEKIGIVTALTGAAIEDIRSIARRRNQTVQLYLYPAKVQGEGASAEIARGIRYFDKAGVDIIIIGRGGGSIEDLWAFNEMPVADAIYEADTPIISGTGHEVDMTIADYCADVRAATPSAACELAIPDMQSIFTKLSNYREALDMQAEQRCAQLRQQMILLQRQLEAGRPDRKLLKHKLLYERLENRLSQAIKEKYRSRQQMFSRYVDQLSGLAPTNRLKGGYAFAQTKDGRPVASIEQLEKEVPFFLTFSDGEAEVIPVHLKKNKK, encoded by the coding sequence ATGAAGCATATTTTTTCTGTAACACAGATCAATTCTTATATTCATCGTATTTTTGAAAGTGACTATGCACTGAAGAAGATTTATTTAAAGGGAGAAGTTTCAAACTGTAAGTATCATTCTTCCGGGCATATTTATTTTACTTTAAAAGATGAAAAGAGTACACTGCGCTGTGTTATGTTTTCCTCTGACCGGTTTAAAGGACTTGCTTTTCATCTGGAGGATGGACAGCTGATTGAGGCTTGCGGAAATATTTCGGTGTATGAACAGGCAGGCACCTATCAGTTATATGTCCGAAAGATCGAACTGGCGGGAGCGGGGGAACTGTATGTCCGCTATGAAAGACTCAAGCAGGAGCTTGCCGAAAAAGGTTATTTTGATTTTGAAAGAAAGAAACCTTTACCTGCTTATCCGGAGAAGATTGGAATCGTTACGGCGCTTACCGGAGCGGCAATCGAAGATATCAGGAGTATTGCAAGAAGAAGGAATCAGACGGTACAGCTTTACCTTTATCCGGCAAAAGTGCAGGGAGAAGGAGCATCGGCAGAGATTGCGAGAGGAATACGATATTTTGATAAAGCTGGTGTGGATATTATTATTATCGGCCGCGGCGGTGGTTCGATAGAAGATTTGTGGGCATTTAATGAGATGCCGGTGGCGGATGCGATTTATGAGGCAGATACGCCGATCATATCAGGAACTGGTCATGAAGTTGATATGACGATTGCTGACTATTGTGCGGATGTTCGTGCGGCAACCCCTTCTGCAGCCTGTGAGCTTGCGATTCCAGATATGCAGTCCATTTTTACAAAGCTTTCAAATTATCGTGAAGCATTGGATATGCAGGCAGAACAAAGGTGTGCGCAGTTACGGCAGCAGATGATTCTGTTACAAAGACAGCTTGAAGCAGGAAGACCGGACAGAAAGCTTTTAAAACATAAATTGCTCTATGAGCGCTTAGAGAATCGTTTATCACAGGCCATAAAAGAAAAGTACAGGAGTCGTCAGCAGATGTTTTCAAGATACGTAGATCAGCTTTCCGGGCTTGCTCCAACGAATCGATTAAAGGGAGGCTATGCATTTGCACAGACAAAAGATGGCCGACCGGTTGCTTCCATAGAACAGCTGGAGAAAGAAGTTCCTTTTTTCCTTACCTTTTCAGATGGAGAGGCAGAAGTAATACCGGTTCATCTGAAGAAGAATAAAAAGTAA
- the xseB gene encoding exodeoxyribonuclease VII small subunit: MAKAKFSIEEAFEQLEHIIEQLSEEEVSLADSMDLYKKGVKLLDKCSQTLDKTQKEIIILQEGQNEAIHKGTASDED, translated from the coding sequence ATGGCAAAAGCGAAGTTTTCAATAGAAGAAGCCTTTGAACAGTTAGAACACATTATTGAGCAGCTTTCCGAAGAGGAAGTCAGCTTAGCAGATTCGATGGACCTTTATAAAAAAGGAGTAAAGCTTTTAGATAAGTGTTCGCAGACATTAGATAAAACACAAAAAGAGATAATTATCTTACAGGAGGGACAAAATGAAGCCATCCATAAAGGAACAGCTTCCGATGAAGATTGA
- a CDS encoding polyprenyl synthetase family protein, with protein sequence MKPSIKEQLPMKIEQIENMIYPFLPEEKGLQKTVLTAMNYSVKAGGKRLRPMLMLETYRMFGGEDLSVIKPFMAAIEMIHTYSLIHDDLPALDNDDLRRGLPTAHVKFGEAMAILAGDALLNYAFETASKAFCGDAQDITTAKAVQILAKKPGIYGMIGGQTVDVEEENKEISFDTLMYIHNNKTAALIECAMMIGAVLAGASEVEVATIEKIANKVGIAFQIEDDILDVVSTSETLGKPAGSDEKNGKNTYVLFRGLEQSGEDAKQYTEEALQLFDALEYKNDFLRELLLYLVGRKN encoded by the coding sequence ATGAAGCCATCCATAAAGGAACAGCTTCCGATGAAGATTGAACAGATTGAAAATATGATCTATCCGTTTCTTCCGGAAGAAAAAGGATTGCAAAAGACAGTATTAACTGCAATGAATTATAGTGTAAAGGCAGGAGGAAAGCGTCTCCGTCCGATGCTTATGCTGGAAACTTACAGGATGTTTGGAGGGGAAGACCTTAGCGTAATAAAACCTTTTATGGCTGCGATCGAGATGATTCATACGTATTCCCTGATTCATGATGATCTTCCGGCGCTTGATAATGATGATCTTCGAAGAGGTCTCCCGACAGCTCACGTAAAGTTTGGAGAAGCGATGGCGATTCTTGCCGGAGATGCCTTATTAAATTATGCATTTGAAACGGCATCAAAGGCATTTTGTGGGGACGCACAGGATATAACGACAGCAAAAGCAGTGCAGATTCTGGCGAAAAAGCCAGGAATCTACGGTATGATCGGTGGTCAGACAGTGGATGTGGAAGAAGAGAATAAGGAAATAAGTTTTGATACGTTGATGTATATCCACAACAATAAAACAGCAGCCCTGATCGAGTGTGCAATGATGATCGGAGCGGTATTAGCCGGAGCATCAGAGGTTGAAGTAGCAACCATAGAAAAGATTGCAAATAAAGTTGGGATTGCTTTTCAGATAGAAGATGATATTCTTGATGTAGTGAGTACAAGTGAGACATTAGGAAAACCAGCAGGGAGCGATGAAAAGAACGGAAAGAATACATATGTACTTTTTCGTGGCTTAGAACAGTCCGGAGAAGATGCGAAGCAGTATACAGAGGAAGCATTACAGCTTTTTGATGCTTTAGAATATAAGAATGACTTTTTACGAGAACTGCTATTATACTTAGTTGGAAGAAAGAATTAA
- the dxs gene encoding 1-deoxy-D-xylulose-5-phosphate synthase, with amino-acid sequence MVRLLNQIKEPNDIKRISPKLYPVLAEEIRDFLLNNVSQTGGHLASNLGAVEITMALHICLRFPEDKVVYDVGHQSYVHKILTGRKDEFSTLRQKDGLCGFPKRSESECDVFGTGHSSTSISAALGLAVARDLEQKDNTVVAVIGDGALSGGMAYEALNNLSILRKEKKNMIIILNDNKMSISENVGGMSRYLNDLRSRKSYSEFKENVESALNNIPGVGKSVARTLKKSKDSIKQLFIPGMLFENMGITYYGLVNGHDIYELIHAINRAKQHEGPVLIHAITRKGMGYKNAEKNPEKFHGIGPFDRESGELLAKKTKKTYTDVFADSLVALAKNNKKIVAITAAMPSGTGLKSFKKYYPKRFFDVGIAEEHAVTFAAGLAAQGMHPVFAVYSSFLQRGYDQVLHDVCIQKLPVFFCIDRSGLVGADGETHQGIFDISYLGHIPNMVLMAPKNGREMPEMMKFALEYNGPIAMKYPRGSVYEGLSEYNAPVELGKSEVIHEGQDVVILSVGSIMEECEKAVQHLQEKGYNPGLVNVRFIRPMDEDLLRELAAKYPLIVTVEENELIGGYGQMVSAFLHKNKYHNDLLSLGISDYFVRHATVAQQREQAGIDADSIVKSIIDRMN; translated from the coding sequence ATGGTACGTTTATTAAATCAGATAAAAGAACCAAATGATATTAAAAGGATTTCTCCTAAGCTCTACCCGGTTTTGGCAGAGGAAATCAGAGATTTTCTTTTGAATAATGTAAGTCAGACAGGCGGACATCTTGCTTCGAATCTGGGAGCAGTAGAGATTACGATGGCGCTGCATATCTGCCTTCGTTTTCCGGAGGATAAAGTTGTATATGATGTGGGACATCAGTCTTACGTTCATAAAATATTAACAGGGAGAAAAGACGAATTTTCAACATTGCGGCAAAAGGATGGACTTTGTGGCTTTCCTAAAAGAAGTGAAAGTGAATGTGATGTGTTTGGAACAGGTCACAGTTCCACATCGATTTCTGCAGCACTTGGTCTGGCAGTGGCAAGGGACCTCGAACAAAAAGATAATACCGTTGTAGCAGTGATCGGGGATGGCGCGTTATCTGGTGGAATGGCGTATGAAGCGTTAAATAATTTATCTATTCTCCGAAAAGAAAAAAAGAATATGATTATTATCTTAAATGATAATAAGATGTCTATTTCAGAAAATGTCGGCGGGATGAGCCGTTATTTAAATGATCTGCGTTCCAGAAAGAGTTACAGTGAATTTAAAGAGAATGTAGAAAGTGCACTGAACAATATTCCGGGAGTAGGAAAGAGCGTTGCCAGAACGTTAAAGAAGTCCAAAGATTCCATTAAGCAGTTATTTATTCCAGGAATGTTGTTTGAAAATATGGGAATTACTTACTACGGACTTGTAAACGGGCACGATATTTATGAACTGATTCATGCGATTAACCGGGCGAAGCAGCATGAGGGACCGGTATTGATCCATGCGATTACCAGAAAGGGAATGGGCTATAAGAATGCCGAAAAGAATCCGGAAAAGTTTCATGGAATCGGACCATTTGACAGAGAAAGCGGAGAGCTTTTAGCAAAGAAAACGAAGAAGACATATACAGATGTGTTTGCGGATAGTCTGGTTGCCTTAGCAAAAAATAATAAAAAGATTGTAGCAATTACTGCTGCCATGCCATCCGGAACCGGATTGAAAAGTTTTAAAAAATATTATCCGAAACGGTTTTTTGATGTAGGTATCGCAGAAGAACATGCCGTTACCTTTGCAGCAGGTCTTGCGGCACAGGGAATGCATCCGGTATTTGCTGTATATTCTTCTTTTTTACAAAGAGGATATGACCAGGTTCTCCATGATGTGTGCATACAGAAGTTACCGGTATTTTTCTGTATTGACCGTTCCGGTCTTGTAGGGGCAGATGGAGAAACACATCAGGGTATTTTTGATATTTCCTATCTTGGCCATATTCCGAACATGGTACTTATGGCTCCTAAAAATGGCAGGGAAATGCCGGAGATGATGAAGTTTGCTTTAGAATATAACGGACCAATTGCTATGAAGTATCCAAGGGGAAGTGTGTATGAGGGACTTTCTGAATACAACGCTCCTGTAGAACTTGGAAAAAGTGAAGTTATTCATGAAGGACAGGATGTCGTGATCTTATCTGTTGGAAGTATCATGGAAGAGTGTGAAAAGGCAGTACAGCATCTTCAGGAAAAAGGATATAATCCGGGTCTTGTCAATGTTCGTTTTATTCGGCCAATGGACGAAGACTTATTACGAGAGCTTGCGGCAAAGTATCCGCTTATTGTTACCGTAGAGGAGAATGAATTAATTGGAGGATATGGTCAGATGGTTTCTGCCTTCCTTCATAAAAATAAATATCATAATGATCTGCTGTCACTGGGAATATCAGATTATTTTGTGCGTCATGCCACTGTGGCACAGCAAAGAGAACAGGCCGGAATCGATGCCGATTCC